One window from the genome of Oryctolagus cuniculus chromosome 1, mOryCun1.1, whole genome shotgun sequence encodes:
- the C1H9orf40 gene encoding uncharacterized protein C9orf40 homolog, translated as MAKRRAAEPLAFHVPWKRLLCDFSEEPPPPLWIPPPGASHPGLSRKRKIDAGAMAEPSASPSKRRDSGDSSAPGGEEREDHSLDTVEPSLLQPSLRPHGPGEESRAARPLRGGGDDGAGRAGSPRGDWGAAPLQHNEEFWQYNTFQYWRNPLPPIDLADIEDVNEDSLIEATVQGKNEVAEIDMES; from the exons ATGGCCAAGCGGCGTGCGGCCGAGCCGCTGGCGTTCCACGTGCCTTGGAAGCGGCTCCTCTGCGATTTCTCGGAGGAGCCGCCTCCGCCGCTCTGGATTCCGCCGCCCGGGGCTTCGCATCCTGGGCTGTCCCGAAAGCGCAAAATCGACGCGGGGGCCATGGCAGAGCCTTCGGCTTCGCCCAGCAAGCGCCGCGACAGCGGGGACAGCAGCGCCCCGGGCGGCGAGGAGCGTGAGGACCACAGCCTGGACACCGTCGAGCCGTCGCTGTTGCAGCCGTCCTTACGGCCCCACGGCCCGGGGGAGGAGTCCCGCGCTGCCCGGCCCCTGAGGGGCGGTGGCGACGATGGGGCGGGACGCGCAGGGTCCCCTCGGGGAGACTGGGGGGCCGCACCGCTCCAG caCAATGAAGAATTTTGGCAGTACAATACCTTCCAGTATTGGAGGAATCCTTTACCACCTATTGATCTGGCAGATATTGAAGATGTAAATGAAGATAGCCTGATAGAAGCAACAGTTCAGGGCAAGAATGAAGTGGCTGAGATCGACATGGAGTCCTGA